One window of Paenibacillus albicereus genomic DNA carries:
- a CDS encoding YdeI/OmpD-associated family protein: MTTNATNVRVDLFMSKAKKWKEEYELLRQIVLECGLAEEFKWMHPCYTRGEANVVLIHGFKDYCALLFHKGALLKDPQGILVQQTENVQAARQLRFTSARQIGEMRDVVKAYVLEAVRNEESGLKVELKETEAFPMPEELEARFAENPDFKTAFEALTPGRRRAYLLHFSQPKQAKTRVARIEKWMQPILEGKGLND; this comes from the coding sequence ATGACAACGAATGCGACGAACGTGCGGGTCGATCTTTTCATGAGCAAGGCGAAGAAATGGAAGGAGGAGTACGAGCTGCTGAGGCAGATCGTGCTCGAATGCGGCCTGGCCGAGGAGTTCAAATGGATGCATCCGTGCTACACGAGGGGCGAGGCGAACGTCGTGCTCATCCACGGCTTCAAGGACTACTGCGCGCTGCTGTTCCACAAGGGCGCTCTGCTGAAGGACCCGCAAGGCATCCTCGTCCAGCAGACGGAGAACGTGCAGGCGGCGCGCCAGCTCCGCTTCACGAGCGCCCGCCAGATCGGGGAGATGAGGGACGTCGTGAAGGCGTATGTCCTCGAGGCCGTCCGGAACGAGGAGTCGGGGCTGAAGGTGGAGCTGAAGGAGACGGAAGCGTTCCCGATGCCGGAGGAGCTGGAAGCGCGGTTCGCCGAGAATCCGGACTTCAAGACCGCGTTCGAGGCGCTGACGCCGGGCCGGCGCAGAGCGTATCTGCTTCATTTTTCCCAGCCCAAGCAAGCCAAGACCCGGGTAGCGAGGATCGAGAAGTGGATGCAGCCGATTCTGGAGGGGAAGGGCTTGAACGACTAG
- a CDS encoding SRPBCC family protein codes for MSLTLSMDFPFSTTIQKLWSALTDSRKLAKWVANIHTGEPMDNDFEAVVGRRFQFRTAPSQWWDGIISGEVLVVEEPTKLSYTWASGAEEHTVVWTLHDLGDGKVNLHLEQTGISRHQAVEGARYGWAKWLAELEKVVA; via the coding sequence ATGAGCCTGACTTTGTCCATGGATTTCCCGTTTTCGACGACGATCCAGAAGCTTTGGTCCGCCTTGACCGATTCCAGGAAGCTCGCCAAGTGGGTGGCCAACATCCACACCGGCGAGCCGATGGACAACGACTTCGAGGCGGTCGTCGGCCGCCGCTTCCAGTTCCGCACGGCGCCGAGCCAGTGGTGGGACGGCATCATATCCGGCGAAGTTCTGGTCGTGGAGGAGCCGACGAAGCTGTCGTATACGTGGGCCAGCGGAGCGGAGGAGCATACGGTCGTCTGGACGCTGCATGACCTCGGCGACGGCAAGGTCAACCTCCATCTGGAGCAGACCGGGATCTCGAGGCATCAGGCCGTCGAAGGCGCGCGCTACGGCTGGGCGAAATGGCTGGCCGAGCTGGAGAAGGTCGTCGCCTAG
- a CDS encoding EAL domain-containing protein → MTCGNCSMDELTIEGRLACGPDGDEAGSRKLKAMLEDGLARLGQLLKTDADAFWMTEAGLAELADFAAHHLEAGQVRVRIGSGPWLSLEEAGTIADAEWIDGIIRSGSIEPYAQPIVTAEGERYGYELLARFRRTDGTLVLPGEAFAAARLRGRLYALDRACRMAAVRRAAVLGTRAFINFLPTSIYSPEFCLRSTMQLAERLGADPSLLVFEVVETERVDDPEHLKSILAYYRERGFRTALDDTGAGFSDEGLLKQLAPNYMKLDRGWAHGVAARADKQEAALRFLRLAREIGAVPLAEGIEEQADYDWLRERGYELFQGYLFGRPAPVPAPDGGSAPAAALPAGESSSTALAG, encoded by the coding sequence ATGACATGCGGGAACTGCTCGATGGACGAGCTGACGATCGAGGGGCGCCTGGCCTGCGGGCCGGACGGGGATGAGGCGGGCAGCCGAAAGCTCAAGGCCATGCTGGAGGACGGATTGGCGCGCCTGGGGCAGCTCCTGAAGACGGATGCGGATGCCTTCTGGATGACGGAGGCGGGCCTCGCGGAGCTGGCCGATTTTGCCGCTCATCACCTGGAGGCGGGGCAGGTGCGGGTCCGGATCGGCAGCGGGCCGTGGCTCTCGCTGGAGGAAGCGGGGACCATCGCGGATGCGGAGTGGATCGACGGCATCATCCGCAGCGGATCGATCGAGCCTTACGCGCAGCCGATCGTCACCGCCGAGGGCGAGCGGTACGGCTACGAGCTGCTCGCGCGGTTCCGTCGGACGGACGGCACGCTCGTGCTGCCCGGGGAGGCGTTCGCCGCCGCACGGCTTCGGGGGAGGCTGTACGCGCTCGACCGCGCCTGCCGCATGGCGGCCGTCCGGCGCGCGGCCGTGCTCGGCACGAGGGCGTTCATCAACTTCCTGCCGACCTCGATCTATTCGCCGGAATTTTGCCTGCGCTCGACGATGCAGCTCGCCGAGCGGCTCGGAGCCGATCCGTCGCTGCTCGTCTTCGAGGTCGTGGAGACCGAGCGGGTCGACGACCCGGAGCATCTGAAGTCCATCCTCGCTTATTACCGCGAGCGCGGCTTCCGGACCGCTCTTGACGACACGGGCGCGGGCTTCAGCGACGAGGGGCTGCTGAAGCAGCTGGCACCGAACTACATGAAGCTCGACCGCGGATGGGCGCATGGCGTGGCGGCGCGCGCGGACAAGCAGGAGGCGGCGCTGCGCTTCCTGCGGCTCGCGCGCGAGATCGGAGCGGTGCCGCTGGCGGAGGGCATCGAGGAGCAGGCGGATTACGACTGGCTGAGAGAGCGCGGCTACGAGCTGTTCCAGGGCTATCTGTTCGGCCGTCCCGCGCCGGTGCCGGCGCCGGACGGGGGAAGTGCGCCGGCGGCAGCGCTGCCGGCCGGGGAGTCCTCGTCCACGGCGCTGGCGGGATAG
- a CDS encoding DUF4179 domain-containing protein, whose protein sequence is MDERHEERLEPVTEDGQEEQRKDRAKLKAAEGAESNQAEHQEKKLEQELEQELEQELAELGGCPPSAEQLERADGAIFAGMAQARQRRRRRRWQRLGSAVLSLALVLAVGLTSIRVSPAFASAVRQLPGMSAIVDAIREEYSMNRTVQDALDEGYLQPLHLTQERDGVKVTLEGLVADDYRMMIVYTVELTKGKNADRLLSMRQQNGEEMLGIQAFDREGKEILQSVTSSSDSSTERVWTNRVELVLKPEVPLPEWVELRMNAQASAYRFQFQVDRKLFAGKSRTLPLEQMISVEGQQLHFKSMRISPLSVAIEAEYDPDNALKLFGPVDMKLTDDSGIEWERVSYSAGSSEENHVRFEFQSPYFRQPKSLYLSGKTFRALPKDKSRIIIDAEKGELLEAPDDRLSLVSSRVDESGMQLDFELRVDQEESQLNSYSVLGSDFTDAVGKRFLSFKQGSSGTSDQDGMQQLGYTFAPDDYKQPLTLELVNYPTYITGEYRIKLPLQE, encoded by the coding sequence ATGGATGAGCGGCATGAAGAAAGGCTGGAGCCGGTGACGGAGGATGGGCAGGAGGAGCAGCGGAAGGATCGAGCGAAGTTGAAGGCGGCGGAAGGGGCGGAGTCGAACCAGGCGGAGCATCAGGAGAAAAAGCTGGAGCAAGAGCTGGAGCAAGAGCTGGAGCAAGAGCTTGCGGAGCTGGGCGGGTGCCCTCCGTCTGCGGAGCAGCTGGAGCGGGCGGATGGCGCGATATTCGCTGGCATGGCGCAGGCCCGGCAGCGCAGACGCCGCCGCCGCTGGCAGCGCCTTGGCTCCGCGGTGCTGTCGCTGGCGCTCGTGCTGGCTGTCGGACTCACGTCCATCCGCGTCTCGCCGGCCTTCGCCTCCGCGGTGAGGCAGCTGCCCGGCATGTCGGCAATCGTGGACGCGATCCGCGAGGAGTACAGCATGAACCGGACGGTGCAGGACGCTCTCGACGAAGGCTACCTGCAGCCGCTTCATTTGACTCAGGAGCGCGATGGCGTCAAGGTGACGCTGGAAGGGCTGGTCGCCGACGACTACCGGATGATGATCGTGTATACAGTGGAGCTGACGAAAGGGAAGAACGCGGACAGACTCCTTTCAATGAGGCAGCAGAATGGAGAGGAAATGCTTGGTATACAGGCTTTTGACCGAGAGGGGAAGGAAATTCTGCAATCCGTGACAAGTTCCAGCGACAGTTCGACAGAAAGGGTGTGGACGAACAGAGTGGAGCTTGTCCTGAAACCGGAGGTCCCCCTGCCGGAATGGGTAGAATTAAGGATGAATGCGCAAGCTTCTGCATATCGCTTCCAGTTCCAGGTGGACCGCAAGCTGTTCGCAGGCAAATCGCGCACGCTGCCGTTGGAGCAGATGATCTCGGTCGAAGGCCAGCAGCTGCATTTCAAGAGCATGCGCATTTCGCCGCTGAGCGTCGCCATCGAGGCGGAATACGATCCAGACAACGCGTTGAAGCTGTTCGGACCGGTGGACATGAAGCTGACGGACGACTCCGGTATAGAGTGGGAAAGAGTCTCCTATTCAGCGGGCAGCTCGGAAGAGAACCACGTGAGGTTCGAGTTCCAAAGTCCTTATTTCCGCCAGCCCAAGTCGCTCTACTTGAGCGGCAAGACGTTCCGCGCCCTGCCTAAGGACAAGAGCCGCATCATCATCGACGCGGAGAAAGGCGAGCTGCTCGAAGCTCCCGATGACCGCCTCTCGCTCGTATCCAGCCGTGTGGATGAAAGCGGGATGCAGCTAGACTTCGAGCTGCGTGTCGACCAGGAGGAATCGCAGTTGAACTCTTACTCGGTGCTAGGCAGCGATTTTACCGATGCTGTTGGAAAGAGGTTCCTAAGCTTCAAGCAAGGAAGCAGCGGGACCAGCGATCAGGACGGGATGCAGCAGCTCGGCTATACGTTTGCTCCCGACGATTACAAGCAGCCGCTGACGTTGGAGCTGGTTAACTATCCAACGTATATCACAGGCGAGTACCGAATCAAGCTCCCGCTCCAAGAGTAG
- a CDS encoding FAD-dependent oxidoreductase, with product MEPSSSPSGKPSRLPKLPESLWRATSELPSFEPLRGTVRADVVIVGGGIAGITSAYLLTQQGFKVVLLEAGLLLDGTTGHTTAKITAQHGAIYDKLLNHLDKEQAKQYFDANDEALKWIVQTVAELGIECGLKTEDAYLYADNEADLETLRKEWKAYGQIGLPGEWVDKLPLEGLSELGAIKLPGQARFHPLQYLQALLQEALKQGLVVHEYTTVTEKVEEGKKDGRLKLHTAAGGTVDCSWALSASHFPFTDGGGLFFSRLHAMRSYVLAVETDKPFPGGMYLSVGQTVRSLRAAELDGRPVVLVGGDSHKTGQGPPMIEHYEALEQYADSLLGVRSIPYRWSAQDLTTLDEMPYIGPIRDKHPNMLIATGFNKWGMTTGTLAALTFSELVSTGQSMHLELFKPSRFHADPSILNFVRENLNVAGEFISGKLDSPTDSPETLAAGQGGVVKVAGKRAGGYRAPDGTLHLVDTTCTHMGCECKWNAGDLSWDCPCHGSRFGYTGEVLEGPATEPLKRLELPRADG from the coding sequence ATGGAACCCTCATCCTCGCCATCCGGCAAGCCTTCCCGCTTGCCCAAGCTCCCGGAGTCGCTCTGGCGGGCGACATCGGAGCTGCCGTCGTTCGAGCCGCTCCGAGGCACCGTCCGGGCTGACGTCGTGATCGTCGGCGGAGGCATCGCCGGCATCACGAGCGCTTATCTGCTGACCCAGCAAGGCTTCAAGGTCGTCCTGCTGGAGGCCGGGCTGCTGCTTGACGGCACGACGGGCCACACGACGGCCAAGATCACCGCCCAGCACGGGGCCATTTACGACAAGCTGCTGAACCATCTCGACAAAGAGCAGGCCAAGCAGTATTTCGACGCCAACGACGAAGCGCTCAAGTGGATCGTGCAGACCGTCGCCGAGCTCGGCATCGAGTGCGGGCTGAAGACGGAGGACGCCTACTTGTACGCGGACAACGAGGCCGATCTCGAGACGCTCCGCAAGGAATGGAAAGCGTACGGCCAGATCGGCCTGCCCGGCGAATGGGTGGACAAGCTGCCGCTCGAGGGGCTGTCGGAGCTCGGCGCGATTAAGCTGCCGGGCCAGGCGCGCTTCCATCCGCTGCAGTATCTGCAAGCGCTGCTGCAGGAGGCGCTCAAGCAAGGCCTTGTCGTCCATGAATACACGACCGTGACGGAGAAGGTTGAGGAGGGCAAGAAGGACGGGCGGCTCAAGCTGCACACGGCCGCCGGCGGCACCGTCGACTGCAGCTGGGCGCTGTCCGCCTCGCACTTCCCGTTCACGGACGGCGGCGGACTGTTCTTCTCGCGGCTGCACGCCATGCGCTCGTACGTGCTCGCGGTGGAGACGGACAAGCCGTTCCCCGGCGGCATGTACCTGTCCGTCGGCCAGACGGTGCGCTCGCTGCGCGCGGCCGAGCTGGACGGACGTCCGGTCGTGCTCGTCGGAGGCGACAGCCATAAGACCGGCCAGGGGCCGCCGATGATCGAGCATTACGAGGCGCTGGAGCAATACGCCGATTCTCTGCTTGGCGTCCGCAGCATCCCGTACCGCTGGTCGGCGCAGGACCTGACGACGCTCGACGAGATGCCGTACATCGGCCCGATCCGGGACAAGCATCCCAACATGCTCATCGCGACCGGCTTCAACAAGTGGGGGATGACGACCGGCACGCTCGCGGCGCTGACGTTCTCCGAGCTGGTGAGCACGGGGCAGAGCATGCATCTGGAGCTGTTCAAGCCGTCGCGCTTCCACGCCGACCCGTCGATCCTGAACTTCGTCCGCGAGAACCTGAACGTCGCCGGGGAGTTCATCTCCGGCAAGCTGGACTCGCCGACGGATTCGCCGGAGACGCTCGCGGCCGGACAGGGCGGCGTCGTCAAGGTCGCCGGCAAGCGCGCCGGCGGTTACCGCGCGCCGGACGGGACGCTGCATCTGGTCGACACGACCTGCACGCACATGGGCTGCGAGTGCAAGTGGAACGCGGGCGACCTCAGCTGGGACTGCCCGTGCCACGGCTCGCGCTTCGGCTACACCGGCGAGGTGCTGGAGGGACCGGCGACCGAGCCGCTCAAGCGGCTGGAGCTTCCGCGAGCGGACGGGTAG
- a CDS encoding ArsR/SmtB family transcription factor, whose translation MSANGPQRDVFEAIADPTRRRLIQMLAAKEEIPLHELTAPFAMGRTAVSKHLAILKEAGLVVDRKVGRETRFRLNAAPLREVQDWAAYTSTFWSANMARLNQLLLEEEEQ comes from the coding sequence ATGAGCGCGAACGGCCCGCAGCGGGATGTGTTCGAAGCCATTGCAGATCCGACCCGGCGCCGGCTGATCCAGATGCTGGCCGCAAAAGAGGAGATTCCGCTTCACGAATTGACCGCGCCGTTCGCCATGGGGCGGACGGCGGTATCCAAGCATCTGGCCATCCTCAAGGAGGCCGGGCTGGTCGTGGACCGCAAGGTCGGCCGGGAGACGCGGTTCAGGCTGAATGCCGCTCCGCTCCGGGAAGTCCAGGACTGGGCGGCCTATACCAGCACGTTCTGGAGCGCCAACATGGCGCGTTTGAATCAGCTTTTACTCGAGGAGGAAGAACAATGA
- a CDS encoding bifunctional diguanylate cyclase/phosphodiesterase: MNHAHSLAGSYNIILVVLSLAIPILASYATLDLGIHINKSRGRARNVWTACGAISMGMGIWSMHFIAMLAMHLSIPVTYNPLIVLVSIIPALLASFLALRLISRPTMRLARALLSALLMAAGIVSMHYVGMAAMQMNAFVRYDPLLWSLSAAIAFVASLTALYLMYFVKKKGDQPRIWRRKALAAVVMGIAVSAMHYTGMAGATFLPNGGTAASSDLTSLNNSLLAYAIGIGMLIILAMVFTSTYVNRRFESQSLESERKFRSVIESASDAIILADSRTIIQSWNRGAQLMFGYTDKEAIGQPLDMTIPDRFKQAHADGLRPYLMLEPDDAPGGGRTLELYGLRKDGTEFPIELSLAVWEEEGQPFLSSIIRDITERKKAEHKINQMVYLDPLTGLPNRHLLNDRLKEALDQADESGLMIGVMFLDLDRFKYINDTLGHTMGDLLLVEVSIRLRECVDRQDTVSRQGGDEFIVLLPGTSYEDMTRKAQRILTTFSQSILVGGQEMYVTPSIGMSLYPADGNNRDTLIKNADTAMYRVKEQGKNNFQFYTPEMNEVVSRRMNLEIGLRKGIQKNEFTVHYQPQVDIPTGTVVGVEALIRWQHPKLGLISPAEFIPLAEETGLIIPIGEWVLREACRQNKAWQDAGLPPLRIAVNISSRQFQQSGFAEVVSRALKETGLESKYLELELTESIVQNSAHAISIMHELKGMGIFLSIDDFGTGYSSLSYLKLFPIDSLKIDQSFTRNLLQDSKDEALVHTIINMAHNLGLKVIAEGVETGEQLQYLLLRHCHEAQGYFFSKPVPPARISELLGEQIA, from the coding sequence ATGAACCATGCCCACTCGCTCGCCGGCTCCTACAATATCATTCTGGTCGTCCTATCCTTGGCCATTCCGATCCTGGCTTCCTATGCAACGCTCGATCTCGGCATCCATATCAACAAGTCGAGAGGCCGAGCCCGCAACGTCTGGACGGCTTGCGGCGCGATCTCGATGGGCATGGGCATCTGGTCGATGCACTTCATCGCCATGCTCGCGATGCATCTCTCGATCCCGGTCACCTACAATCCGCTGATCGTGCTCGTCTCCATCATCCCCGCGCTGCTGGCGAGCTTCCTCGCGCTGCGCCTCATCAGCCGGCCGACGATGCGCCTGGCCCGCGCGCTGCTGAGCGCGCTGCTCATGGCCGCCGGCATCGTCTCGATGCACTACGTCGGCATGGCGGCGATGCAGATGAACGCCTTCGTCCGCTACGACCCGCTGCTGTGGAGCTTGTCGGCCGCGATCGCCTTCGTCGCCTCGCTGACCGCCCTCTATCTGATGTACTTCGTCAAAAAGAAAGGCGACCAGCCCCGAATCTGGCGCCGCAAGGCGCTGGCCGCCGTCGTGATGGGCATAGCCGTCTCCGCGATGCACTATACCGGGATGGCGGGCGCCACGTTCCTTCCGAACGGAGGCACGGCCGCCTCCTCGGACCTGACCTCGCTGAACAACAGCCTGCTCGCCTATGCGATCGGCATCGGCATGCTCATCATCCTCGCGATGGTGTTCACGAGCACGTACGTGAACCGCCGGTTCGAGTCGCAGTCGCTGGAGTCCGAGCGCAAGTTCCGTTCCGTCATCGAGTCGGCGAGCGATGCCATCATCCTCGCCGACAGCCGCACGATCATCCAGTCGTGGAACCGCGGTGCGCAGCTCATGTTCGGCTACACCGACAAGGAAGCGATCGGCCAGCCGCTCGACATGACGATCCCGGACCGCTTCAAGCAGGCCCATGCCGACGGGCTGCGTCCTTACCTGATGCTGGAGCCGGACGATGCTCCCGGCGGGGGACGCACGCTGGAGCTGTACGGACTGCGCAAGGACGGCACCGAGTTCCCGATCGAGCTGTCGCTCGCCGTCTGGGAGGAGGAAGGGCAGCCTTTTCTCAGCAGCATCATCCGCGACATCACCGAACGCAAAAAAGCCGAGCACAAGATCAACCAGATGGTCTATCTCGATCCGCTGACCGGCCTGCCCAACCGCCACCTGCTGAACGACCGGCTCAAGGAAGCGCTCGATCAGGCGGATGAGTCCGGCCTGATGATCGGCGTCATGTTCCTCGATCTGGACCGCTTCAAGTACATTAACGATACGCTCGGCCATACGATGGGCGACCTGCTGCTCGTGGAGGTGTCGATCCGGCTGCGCGAATGCGTGGACCGTCAGGATACCGTCTCCCGCCAGGGCGGCGACGAGTTCATCGTCCTGCTGCCGGGCACCTCCTACGAGGACATGACGCGCAAGGCGCAGCGGATCCTGACGACGTTCAGCCAGTCGATCCTCGTGGGGGGCCAGGAGATGTACGTGACGCCGTCGATCGGCATGAGCCTGTACCCGGCGGACGGCAACAACCGCGACACGCTCATCAAGAACGCCGACACCGCCATGTACCGCGTCAAGGAGCAGGGCAAGAACAACTTCCAGTTCTACACGCCGGAGATGAACGAGGTCGTCAGCCGCCGCATGAATCTGGAGATCGGCCTGCGCAAAGGAATCCAAAAGAACGAGTTCACCGTGCACTACCAGCCGCAGGTGGACATCCCGACCGGCACCGTCGTCGGCGTCGAGGCGCTCATCCGCTGGCAGCATCCGAAGCTCGGCCTCATTTCGCCCGCGGAGTTCATCCCGCTGGCCGAGGAGACCGGCCTCATCATCCCGATCGGCGAGTGGGTGCTGCGCGAGGCCTGCCGCCAGAACAAAGCCTGGCAGGATGCCGGGCTGCCGCCGCTGCGCATCGCGGTCAACATCTCCTCCCGCCAGTTCCAGCAAAGCGGCTTCGCGGAGGTCGTCAGCCGCGCGCTCAAGGAGACCGGACTGGAGTCAAAATACCTGGAGCTGGAGCTGACCGAGAGCATCGTGCAGAACTCCGCCCATGCCATCTCCATCATGCATGAGCTCAAGGGGATGGGCATCTTCCTGTCGATCGACGATTTCGGCACCGGCTACTCCTCGCTGAGCTACCTGAAGCTGTTCCCGATCGACAGCCTCAAGATCGACCAGAGCTTCACGCGCAACCTGCTGCAGGACAGCAAGGACGAGGCGCTGGTGCATACGATCATCAACATGGCGCACAACCTCGGCCTCAAGGTCATCGCCGAAGGCGTCGAGACCGGCGAGCAGCTGCAGTATCTGCTGCTGCGCCACTGCCACGAGGCGCAGGGCTACTTCTTCAGCAAGCCCGTGCCGCCCGCCCGCATCTCGGAGCTGCTCGGCGAGCAGATCGCCTGA
- a CDS encoding VanW family protein — MKRLHLLLIIVLALTLAASAIWGMLWIYGSKEKVPAGTEAAGLPLGGLPRDEALQLLQTYRQALDSRVVTLADGTPSASFGADKPASGTEASGSSTRSAATDAASADEDEAGAQSPAAGDAGTGGADTARTGTGDSGAERRRGWTLAELGLRLDPSGAEAALRRLGTGSVWERAKYRWRWERQLPARLRDDRQAFDAAIRSEWGFYDERKPVDAVRTITPYDQVVYTPGRSVMHLDLDRQHAELLRWASAGLGPAEPGPPRSGARLRGLDGPALLQELGLEASRETPLLLRSVAPAKTVESLKAEGVERRIASFSTDYRTSSQGRAFNVSETARTLDGWEMKPGEVFDYGEIIRITERETGYREAPVILNGQFTRGIGGGICQVSSTLYNAALRAGLEIVERRNHSVPVSYLPKGQDATFAEGVINFRFRNTTGKHLVIRASSGGGQLTIKLFGTMPREVRYAVASKTVRTMPAPVQLRRSGGLAPGQQIVQKKGRTGYIVETYRIKYVNGQEVSRVRLSRDTYKPQPAVILEGPAAAPAPPPAPEAGPEGAREAGPASGAPTPGGSSAPPPTPAEGRGALAAPDGGDSGSNSRDDAGSGGRDGGSPSGLLEDGLRVLRPEALLPGRTEEPVG, encoded by the coding sequence GTGAAACGACTTCATCTGCTGCTCATTATCGTGCTCGCCTTGACGCTGGCGGCATCGGCCATCTGGGGGATGCTCTGGATCTACGGCTCCAAGGAGAAGGTTCCCGCCGGCACGGAGGCCGCCGGCCTGCCGCTTGGAGGCTTGCCGCGCGACGAGGCGCTGCAGCTGCTGCAGACGTACCGGCAGGCGCTCGACAGCCGCGTCGTGACGCTGGCGGACGGAACCCCGTCCGCCTCTTTCGGCGCGGACAAGCCCGCCTCCGGCACGGAGGCCAGCGGCTCGAGCACCCGCTCGGCGGCGACGGACGCCGCAAGCGCGGACGAGGACGAAGCGGGAGCGCAGAGTCCGGCCGCCGGCGACGCGGGCACGGGCGGAGCCGACACCGCAAGGACGGGCACGGGCGATAGCGGCGCAGAGCGGCGCCGTGGCTGGACGCTCGCCGAGCTCGGCCTGCGCCTCGATCCGAGCGGCGCGGAAGCGGCGCTCCGGAGGCTCGGCACCGGCTCCGTATGGGAGCGGGCCAAATACCGCTGGCGCTGGGAGCGTCAGCTGCCCGCCCGCTTGCGGGACGACCGGCAGGCGTTCGACGCGGCGATTCGTTCGGAATGGGGCTTTTACGACGAGCGCAAGCCCGTGGACGCCGTGCGGACGATCACCCCCTACGACCAGGTCGTCTACACGCCCGGCCGCAGCGTCATGCATCTCGATCTGGACCGCCAGCATGCGGAGCTGCTGCGCTGGGCTTCCGCCGGCCTCGGCCCCGCCGAGCCCGGTCCGCCCCGCTCCGGCGCGCGGCTGCGCGGCCTGGACGGGCCGGCGCTGCTGCAGGAGCTCGGCCTCGAGGCGTCCCGAGAGACGCCGCTGCTGCTCCGCTCCGTCGCGCCGGCCAAGACGGTCGAGTCGCTGAAGGCGGAAGGCGTCGAGCGGCGGATCGCTTCGTTTTCGACCGATTATCGGACCAGCTCGCAGGGGCGGGCGTTCAACGTCTCGGAGACGGCGCGTACGCTCGACGGATGGGAAATGAAGCCCGGCGAGGTGTTCGACTACGGCGAGATCATTCGCATCACGGAGCGCGAGACCGGCTACCGCGAGGCTCCCGTCATCCTCAACGGGCAGTTCACGCGCGGCATCGGCGGCGGCATCTGCCAGGTGTCCAGCACGCTGTACAACGCCGCGCTGCGCGCCGGCCTGGAGATCGTCGAGCGCCGCAACCACTCCGTGCCTGTTTCCTACCTGCCCAAGGGCCAGGACGCGACGTTCGCCGAAGGCGTCATCAACTTCCGCTTCCGCAACACGACCGGCAAGCATCTCGTCATCCGCGCCTCCTCCGGCGGCGGGCAGCTGACGATCAAGCTGTTCGGCACGATGCCGCGCGAGGTGCGGTACGCCGTCGCGTCCAAGACGGTGCGCACGATGCCCGCTCCCGTGCAGCTGCGCCGCAGCGGAGGGCTGGCTCCAGGACAGCAGATCGTCCAGAAAAAAGGACGGACCGGCTACATCGTCGAGACGTACCGGATCAAATACGTGAACGGCCAGGAAGTCTCGCGCGTGCGTCTCTCCCGCGACACGTACAAGCCGCAGCCGGCTGTCATCCTCGAAGGCCCGGCCGCGGCTCCCGCACCGCCGCCCGCTCCCGAGGCGGGGCCGGAAGGCGCCCGCGAAGCCGGCCCCGCCAGCGGCGCGCCGACGCCCGGCGGCAGCTCGGCGCCTCCGCCGACGCCGGCGGAGGGCCGAGGCGCTCTGGCCGCGCCGGACGGCGGGGACAGCGGCAGCAATAGCAGGGACGATGCGGGCAGCGGCGGCCGAGACGGCGGCAGTCCCAGCGGCCTGCTCGAGGATGGCCTGCGCGTGCTGCGGCCCGAAGCGCTCTTGCCCGGGCGGACGGAGGAGCCCGTCGGCTGA
- a CDS encoding sigma-70 family RNA polymerase sigma factor produces MPERMEERTSKTAELVRRAQKGDDEAFLELMVGAKEQLLRIALAYLRDEEAALESLQEATCRAYAALGRLRQPEHVRTWLIRILLSVCADERRRRKRQQPMAVLPESAASGEHPGARLELEEAVAALEPKLRQLVLLKYAEDMTVSDIARTLEKPEGTIKTWLNRALRQLRRERAGMEGTEHG; encoded by the coding sequence ATGCCGGAGCGCATGGAAGAACGGACCTCAAAAACGGCAGAGCTCGTCCGTCGGGCGCAGAAGGGCGACGACGAAGCCTTTCTGGAGCTGATGGTCGGGGCCAAGGAGCAGCTGCTGCGCATCGCCCTCGCCTATCTCCGCGATGAGGAAGCGGCGCTTGAATCCCTGCAGGAGGCGACCTGCCGCGCCTATGCGGCTCTCGGGAGGCTGCGGCAGCCGGAGCATGTCCGCACCTGGCTCATCCGCATCCTGCTGAGCGTCTGCGCCGACGAGCGCAGGCGGCGCAAGCGGCAGCAGCCGATGGCCGTCCTGCCAGAGAGCGCCGCGAGCGGAGAGCATCCGGGCGCGCGGCTGGAGCTGGAAGAGGCAGTGGCCGCCCTCGAGCCCAAGCTGCGCCAGCTCGTGCTGCTGAAGTATGCGGAGGACATGACGGTCTCGGACATCGCGCGGACGTTGGAGAAGCCGGAAGGGACGATCAAGACGTGGCTGAACCGCGCGCTGCGGCAGCTGCGCCGGGAGCGCGCCGGGATGGAGGGGACGGAGCATGGATGA